The DNA segment AGCTCGGTGACAGCAGAGAAGGCCGTCGCGAACCTCATCAAGGCGCTCGGCAAGGGCGTGCTCAAGATCATGTCGAAGATGGGCATCTCGGTCGTCGGCTCCTACGCCGGAGCCCAGACGTTCGAGGCCGTCGGCCTGAGCCAGGGCTTCGTCGACCAGTACTTCACCGGAACATCCAGCCTGCTCGGCGGCGTCGGCATCGACGTCATCGCGGCCGAGAGCGCGTCGCGCCACGAGGCGGCCTACCCCGAGGACGGCGGGACCAACCCGCACGAGCGGCTCGAAACCGGCGGCGAGTACCAGTGGCGCCGGGACGGGCCGCCGCACCTCTTCAACCCCGACACGGTGTTCCGCCTGCAGCACTCCACGAAGACGCGCCGGTACGACATCTTCCGCGATTACACGCGGCTCGTCGACGACCAGGCCGAGAACCTGATGACCCTGCGCGGGATGCTCTCGCTGCGCACCGGCACCCGCCCCGCGGTTCCGATCGACGAGGTCGAGCCGGTCTCCTCTATCGTCACGCGCTTCTCGACCGGCGCGATGAGCTACGGCTCGATCAGCGCCGAGGCGCACGAGACTCTCGCGATCGCCATGAACAGCATCGGAGCGAAGAGCAACACGGGGGAGGGCGGCGAAGACGTCGCCCGCCTGCTCGACCCGGAACGCCGCAGCGCGATCAAGCAGGTCGCGTCCGGACGATTCGGCGTCACGAGCATGTACCTCACCCACGCCACGGACATCCAGATCAAGATGGCGCAGGGCGCCAAGCCCGGCGAGGGCGGCCAGCTCCCGCCGAACAAGGTGTACCCGTGGATCGCCAAGACCCGGCACTCCACGGCCGGGGTCGGCCTGATCAGCCCGCCGCCGCACCACGACATCTATTCGATTGAAGATCTCAAGCAGCTCATCTTCGACCTCAAGCGGGCCAACCCCGCCGCGCGCGTGCACGTGAAGCTCGTGAGCCAGTCCGGAATCGGCGCGGTCGCCGCGGGCGTGACCAAGGCCCTCGCCGATGTCGTGCTGATCTCCGGCCACGACGGCGGCACCGGAGCAAGCCCGCTCAACAGCCTCAAGCACGCGGGCACCCCATGGGAGCTCGGCCTCGCCGAGACCCAGCAGACGCTCATGCTCAACGGCATGCGGGACCGTGTAGTTGTGCAGGCGGACGGGCAGATGAAGACCGGACGCGACGTGATTGTCGCCGCGCTGCTCGGCGCGGAGGAGTACGGCTTCGCCACCGCGCCCCTCATCGTCTCCGGATGCATCCTGATGCGGGTCTGCCACCTCGACACCTGCCCCGTCGGCGTCGCGACCCAGAACCCCGAGCTGCGAGCCCGGTTCACCGGCAAGCCTGAATTCGTCGTGAACTTCTTCGAGTTCCTCGCCCAGGAGGTGCGCGAGTACCTCGCCGAGCTCGGGTTCAGGTCGCTGGGCGAGGCCATCGGTCACAAGGAGATGCTCGACACCAACCGGGCGATCAAGCACTGGAAGGCCGACGGGCTCGACCTGTCGCCCATCCTCATCGGCCCCGACTTCGCGGACAGCGTGCCCCGCTCCCACGGCGTGCTGCAGGACCACGAGCTCGAGTCGCATTTCGACGTCGAGCTCATTCGGCTGAGCCAGGCGGCCATCGAAAGCGGGACACCCGTGTCGATCGCGCTGCCGATCCGCAACACCGAGCGCGCCGTCGGCACCATGCTCGGCAACAGGGTCACCACGAACCACGGCGAGAACGGCCTGCCGACGGGAACGATCGAGGTGACCCTGACCGGCTCGGCCGGCCAGTCGCTCGGCGCCTTCCTGCCGTCGGGGATCACCCTGCGGCTCGAGGGTGACAGCAACGACTACGTCGGCAAGGGGCTGTCCGGAGGGCAGATCGTCGTTCGGCCGGATCGCGCGAGCGTGTTCCCCGCCGAGCACAACGTCATCGCGGGCAACGTCATCGGCTACGGGGCGACCCAGGGCAGCATGTTCATCCGCGGCATCGTCGGTGAGCGCTTCCTCGTGCGCAACTCCGGCGCCACGGCGGTCGTCGAGGGTGTCGGCGACCACGCGCTCGAGTACATGACCGGCGGTCTCGCGGTGATCCTTGGCGATACGGGGCGCAACCTCGGGGCTGGCATGTCCGGCGGCACCGCCTACATCCACTCCCTTCCCCGCGAGCACGTCAATGCCGATTCGCTCGCGAGCGGTGAGCTCGAGCTGCACCCGCTCGGCGCCGCCGACGCGGAGATCCTGCGGGACCTGCTGCAGCGTCACGCCGACGAGACCGAGTCTCCGCTGGCATCCGGGATGCTCGAATCGTTCGAGCGAACTGTCGGCGAGTTCGTGAAGGTACTGCCGCGAGACTACGCCGCCGTGCTCGCCACCAGGGCGAGCGCGATCGAACAGGGAATCGACCCCGACGGCGACGTCACCTGGGGCAGAATTATGGAGGTGACCGGTGGCTGATCCCAAAGGGTTCCTGAAGGTCAAAGAACGAGAACTGCCGCCCCGTCGGCCGGTCGCGCTGCGACTCATGGACTGGAAAGAGGTCTACGAGCAGGGCGACACGGCGACCGTGCGCAAGCAGGCCGGACGATGCATGGACTGCGGTATCGCGTTCTGCCATCAGGGCTGCCCGCTCGGCAACCTGATCCCCGAGTGGAACGACCTCACTTGGCGCGGCGAGGGCCGCCAGGCTATCGAGCGCCTGCACGCCACAAACAACTTCCCCGAGTTCACCGGGCGCCTGTGCCCGGCCCCGTGCGAGAGCTCGTGCGTGCTCGGCATCAACCAGCCGGCCGTCACAATCAAGCAGGTCGAGGTGTCGATCATCGACCAGGCCTTCGCGAACGACTGGGTCGAGCCGCACCCCCCGGAGCGGCTTACCGGCAAGACCGTGGCGGTCGTCGGCTCCGGCCCGGCCGGACTCGCCGCGGCGCAGCAGCTGACCCGCGCCGGCCACACCGTCGCCGTCTTCGAGCGGGACGACCGCATCGGCGGGCTGCTGCGCTACGGCATCCCGGATTTCAAGATGGAGAAGAAGCACATCGAGTCCCGCCTGCGCCAGATGCAGGCGGAGGGCACCCGCTTCCGCGCGAACGTCAACATCGGCGTCGACGTCTCCTGGAGCGACCTGCGCGCGCGCTACGACGCCGTGATCGTCGCCACGGGAGCCCTCGTGCCGCGTGAGCTGCCGATCCCCGGCCGCGACCTCTCCGGCGTGCACTTCGCGATGGAGTACCTCGTGCAGCAGAACCGTGTTGGTGCCGGGGATGCCGTGCTGGACCAGATCACCGCCGACGGCAAGCATGTGGTCGTGCTCGGCGGCGGCGACACGGGAGCGGACTGCATCGGCACCGCGCACCGGCAGCGCGCCCTCTCGGTCACGAACCTCGCGATCGGCGTGCAACCGCCGGCCGAGCGCACCGAGGCGCACCCCTGGCCGATGGCCCCCACCCTGTTCGAGGTGACCAGTGCCCATGAAGAGGGCGGCGAACGCGTGTACCTGGCCTCGACCGTCGAGTTCCTCGCCAACGAGGTCGGTGAGGTGCGCGCGATCCGCGTCGCCGAGACCGAATACCTCGACGGCCGGCGCGTGCCCAAGGCGGGAACGGAGCGAGAGATCCCCGCGGACCTCGTGCTCCTCGCCCTCGGCTTCACGGGCACGGAGGGCGACCAACTCGCCGACCAGCTCCAGGTGCCGTTCGAACGCGGCAACGTCGACCGCGACGGCGACTACCAGACGAGCGAATCGGGGGTCTTCGTCGCCGGGGATGCCGGCCGCGGGCAGTCGCTCATCGTCTGGGCGATCGCCGAGGGACGTGCTGCGGCTGCCGCCGTGGACCGCTATCTTGAGGGCGAGACGAAATTGCCGGCGCCGGTGCGGCCCACCGACCGCGCCGTCTCTATCTGATCTCCGCACCCGTACCCACTACCCACACAGCCGAGCACGGCTCAACAAAGCCGTCTCACCAATCAACACGAATGAAAAAGGAACTAATGAGACGCGCAAAAATCGTGGCCACCCTCGGCCCGGCAACGTCGAGCTACGACAGCATCCGGGCAATCATCGATGCCGGCGTCGACGTCGCGCGGATGAACCTCAGCCACGGCAACTATGCGGTGCACGAAGAGGTCTATAAGAACGTGCGCCGCGCGAGCGATGACTCCGGTCGCGCCGTCGCCGTGCTCGTCGACCTGCAGGGCCCCAAGATCCGCCTCGGCAAGTTCGCCGACGGTCCGCACGAACTCGCTGTTGGCGACATCTTCAAGATCACCACCGAGGACATCCTCGGCACCAGGGACATCTGCGGAACCACCTACTCCGGTCTCGCCGGCGATGTGAAGCCGGGCGACCCGCTCCTCATCGACGACGGCAAGGTCAAGCTGCGTGCCGTCTCGGTCGAGGGCAACACCGTGACGACCGAGGTCGTCGTCGCCGGAGCCGTCTCCAACAACAAGGGCATCAACCTGCCCGGTGTGGCCGTCAACGTTCCCGCGATGAGCGAGAAGGACGAAGCGGACCTGCGCTGGGGCCTCGCGCTCGGCGCCGACCTCATCGCGCTGTCCTTCGTACGCAACGCCGAGGACATCGTGCGCGCCCACG comes from the Marisediminicola antarctica genome and includes:
- a CDS encoding glutamate synthase subunit beta, encoding MADPKGFLKVKERELPPRRPVALRLMDWKEVYEQGDTATVRKQAGRCMDCGIAFCHQGCPLGNLIPEWNDLTWRGEGRQAIERLHATNNFPEFTGRLCPAPCESSCVLGINQPAVTIKQVEVSIIDQAFANDWVEPHPPERLTGKTVAVVGSGPAGLAAAQQLTRAGHTVAVFERDDRIGGLLRYGIPDFKMEKKHIESRLRQMQAEGTRFRANVNIGVDVSWSDLRARYDAVIVATGALVPRELPIPGRDLSGVHFAMEYLVQQNRVGAGDAVLDQITADGKHVVVLGGGDTGADCIGTAHRQRALSVTNLAIGVQPPAERTEAHPWPMAPTLFEVTSAHEEGGERVYLASTVEFLANEVGEVRAIRVAETEYLDGRRVPKAGTEREIPADLVLLALGFTGTEGDQLADQLQVPFERGNVDRDGDYQTSESGVFVAGDAGRGQSLIVWAIAEGRAAAAAVDRYLEGETKLPAPVRPTDRAVSI
- the gltB gene encoding glutamate synthase large subunit, translating into MALKPTFSRFGLNPEASGLYDPRNERDACGLAMVATLRGTAGHDIIDAALGALRNLEHRGAIGSDAGTGDGAGIVTQIPDEFLRAVTQFELPPVGRYVVGMAFLPHGDAERAEVKLGIEALAREESLNVIGWREVPVRADEVGKLARAAMPAFEQLFLSSERTTESGEPVSGIQLDRQSFRLRKRAERELEVYFPSLSCRTMVYKGMVTTLQLEPFYPDLSDERFTSKLALVHSRYSTNTFPSWPLAQPFRMVAHNGEINTVQGNRNWMRARQSQLQSDLLGDIDTILPINTPGASDSASFDEVVELLNLAGRSLPHAMMMMVPEAYENQADIDPARRDFYEYHSMLMEPWDGPAALVFTDGSLVGATLDRNGLRPGRYLITDDGLVVLASEIGVLDIDPSRVVRKGRLQPGKMFLVDTAEGRLIEDEEIKSSLAASKPWGDWLESGRINLKDLPEREHIMHTPASVTRRQRTFGYTEEEVRILLMPMAANGAEPIGAMGSDTPIAVLSQRPRLLFDYFTQAFAQVTNPPLDSIREEVVTSLTVGLGPERNLLDATEEHARQVILDFPVIDNDELAKIQHIDPRASSRTTTTIRGLYRVDQGPLAMQKRIAEMCDEVDDAIANGCTFIVLSDRDSNKDLAPMPSLLMLAAVHHHLIREQNRMKVGIVVEAGDVREVHHVALLIGYGASAVNPYLAMESAEQLVSGGMLSSVTAEKAVANLIKALGKGVLKIMSKMGISVVGSYAGAQTFEAVGLSQGFVDQYFTGTSSLLGGVGIDVIAAESASRHEAAYPEDGGTNPHERLETGGEYQWRRDGPPHLFNPDTVFRLQHSTKTRRYDIFRDYTRLVDDQAENLMTLRGMLSLRTGTRPAVPIDEVEPVSSIVTRFSTGAMSYGSISAEAHETLAIAMNSIGAKSNTGEGGEDVARLLDPERRSAIKQVASGRFGVTSMYLTHATDIQIKMAQGAKPGEGGQLPPNKVYPWIAKTRHSTAGVGLISPPPHHDIYSIEDLKQLIFDLKRANPAARVHVKLVSQSGIGAVAAGVTKALADVVLISGHDGGTGASPLNSLKHAGTPWELGLAETQQTLMLNGMRDRVVVQADGQMKTGRDVIVAALLGAEEYGFATAPLIVSGCILMRVCHLDTCPVGVATQNPELRARFTGKPEFVVNFFEFLAQEVREYLAELGFRSLGEAIGHKEMLDTNRAIKHWKADGLDLSPILIGPDFADSVPRSHGVLQDHELESHFDVELIRLSQAAIESGTPVSIALPIRNTERAVGTMLGNRVTTNHGENGLPTGTIEVTLTGSAGQSLGAFLPSGITLRLEGDSNDYVGKGLSGGQIVVRPDRASVFPAEHNVIAGNVIGYGATQGSMFIRGIVGERFLVRNSGATAVVEGVGDHALEYMTGGLAVILGDTGRNLGAGMSGGTAYIHSLPREHVNADSLASGELELHPLGAADAEILRDLLQRHADETESPLASGMLESFERTVGEFVKVLPRDYAAVLATRASAIEQGIDPDGDVTWGRIMEVTGG